A section of the Sander vitreus isolate 19-12246 chromosome 19, sanVit1, whole genome shotgun sequence genome encodes:
- the LOC144534570 gene encoding kelch-like protein 33, with product MDDVRQTLYQNHPLHHPPSISPEDLFSYTLPSHSDTLFTRLNSLQEEDLLLDFIFPLQGKSFQAHRLVLAAASQHPDVFFGSKLKCGLGVEDIAHCLTPVGLRAVLDFAYCGNVAVDFSKKGVMEEVLNACRFLEMERLCQRCTSKVTTSVATEREKSLANIKIMWERGVGCDFTIQAESGERYSAHRVVLAAGGDYFRALLCGGLRESSEDIVCLRGVASWVIESMLGFIYTGQLRMGWSQIWELTDALCQFQLQGALSLCIDFLRDRMDESTCLDVLVLAETYALVQLGQAAEEYILAHFQCISAGEKFKDVPCSFLEKMLEKDSLYVESEIVVFRAVVDWVEDSPKERLPVLPGLLQRIRLPLLSYSELQEALSCGLLYRSPGARGSLEALQSLLEEDYTGPECRPRNPNQVLVLVGGDTVDDECMKMVPSQTLWFAQQFHRGHGLIRSIEWRPFTKLPEPPRFRHCVCLLNNNLYVLGGRKYYGALDILKSALRFDLSQCKWERLPDMLCQRDYFSAVCLEGKIFALGGNCDDSQYLDAVEYYTPEENTWRRAHSLDTAVCSHAAAVLDGQIYISGGCDPLQHCLSSMCHYHPSRGCSPRAPMTVGTGRAGHIMLALGRGLVVAGGLQPLWMGFGDQLFCELYNTTHDSWSSIPALPHPHLSPGATVLGGRLYVVGGSSANTDTSRDNKGVHRYDPMEGCWENLGSMPHPYTNLAVCSMPFLESFI from the exons ATGGATGATGTTAGGCAAACTCTCTACCAAAACCACCCTCTTCACCATCCCccctcaatttctccagaagaTCTCTTCTCTTACACCCTTCCCTCACACTCTGATACCCTCTTCACTCGCCTAAATAGCCTACAGGAGGAAGACCTACTCCTGGACTTCATTTTCCCCCTCCAAGGCAAATCTTTCCAAGCTCACAGACTTGTTCTGGCAGCTGCCAGTCAACACCCTGATGTATTTTTTGGCTCTAAACTCAAATGTGGGCTTGGAGTGGAGGATATAGCACATTGTTTGACCCCAGTTGGGTTACGTGCTGTTCTGGACTTTGCGTACTGTGGAAATGTAGCCGTAGACTTCAGTAAGAAAGGGGTAATGGAGGAGGTGCTGAATGCTTGCAGGTTTCTAGAGATGGAGAGGCTGTGTCAAAGGTGCACGTCAAAAGTCACAACCTCTGtggccacagagagagagaagagcttGGCTAACATTAAGATCATGTGGGAGAGAGGTGTTGGTTGTGACTTCACAATACAAGCAGAGAGTGGAGAGAGATACTCAg CACACCGTGTGGTGTTAGCAGCAGGTGGGGACTATTTCCGGGCACTGCTCTGTGGAGGGTTACGGGAGTCCAGTGAGGACATTGTGTGCCTGCGAGGCGTGGCATCCTGGGTCATTGAATCCATGCTCGGCTTCATCTACACGGGTCAGCTCAGAATGGGCTGGAGCCAGATTTGGGAGCTGACAGATGCACTGTGTCAGTTCCAGCTGCAGGGGGCACTCTCACTGTGCATTGACTTCCTACGGGACAGAATGGATGAAAGCACCTGTCTGGATGTGCTGGTCCTAGCTGAGACCTATGCGCTGGTCCAGCTGGGGCAGGCTGCAGAGGAGTACATCCTAGCCCACTTCCAGTGCATCTCTGCTGGGGAGAAGTTCAAGGATGTCCCCTGTTCCTTCCTGGAGAAGATGCTTGAGAAGGACTCATTGTATGTAGAGAGTGAG ATAGTGGTGTTCAGGGCAGTAGTTGACTGGGTGGAGGATAGCCCTAAAGAGAGACTACCAGTTCTGCCAGGCCTGCTCCAACGTATTCGTCTCCCCCTCCTCAGCTACTCTGAGCTCCAGGAGGCCCTAAGCTGCGGACTCCTCTACAGGAGCCCAGGGGCCAGAGGATCACTGGAGGCTCTCCAAAGCCTCCTGGAGGAGGATTACACAGGGCCTGAGTGCCGACCTCGCAACCCAAACCAg gttctggttctggttggTGGGGACACTGTTGATGATGAATGCATGAAGATGGTTCCCAGCCAGACCTTGTGGTTCGCTCAGCAGTTCCACCGTGGACATGGTCTGATCAGAAGCATAGAGTGGAGGCCATTCACCAAGCTTCCTGAACCGCCCCGGTTCAGACACTGTGTCTGTCTCCTCAACAACAACCTTTATGTCCTGGGAGGACGCAAGTACTACGGAGCACTGGATATCCTTAAGTCTGCCTTGag GTTTGACCTGTCTCAGTGTAAATGGGAACGACTACCTGACATGCTGTGTCAAAGGGACTACTTTTCTGCTGTGTGTCTGGAAGGTAAGATCTTTGCTCTGGGTGGTAACTGTGACGACAGCCAATACCTGGATGCTGTGGAGTACTACACTCCTGAGGAGAACACCTGGAG GCGGGCACACTCTCTGGACACAGCAGTGTGCAGCCACGCTGCAGCTGTTCTGGATGGACAGATCTACATCTCTGGAGGCTGTGACCCCCTTCAGCACTGTCTTTCCTCTATGTGCCACTACCATCCTTCCCGTGGCTGTTCACCCAGAGCCCCCATGACTGTGGGAACGGGTCGTGCGGGCCATATCATGTTAGCCTTGGGGAGGGGGTTAGTGGTAGCTGGAGGGCTGCAGCCACTCTGGATGGGCTTCGGAGACCAACTCTTCTGTGAGCTGTACAACACCACGCATGACTCCTGGTCATCCATCCCCGCCCTGCCTCACCCTCATCTGTCACCAGGGGCAACTGTGCTTGGTGGACGGTTATATGTGGTGGGAGGGTCTTCAGCAAACACAGATACATCAAGGGATAACAAGGGGGTGCATCGCTATGATCCCATGGAGGGGTGCTGGGAAAACTTGGGGTCTATGCCACACCCATATACAAATCTGGCAGTTTGTTCCATGCCATTTCTAGAGTCTTTCATTTAA
- the ltb4r gene encoding leukotriene B4 receptor 1, whose translation MASNITTTTTSQPSSMSINAQVGIAVLTLAFVLGFPGNLFVVWSVFCRVKKRSVTCLLVLNVAMADAFVLLSAPLFLRYLAGGRGWEFGSAACKLVHYLSSVNMYVSIYLISLMSMDRWLAVNRPFLSQRMRTKRSLLILLLVVWVLAFFLSLPMPFYRSNLKKTPSDNISYCIPYHWGSTGHRVFQYLFETIMACLLPYSLINTCYSSVLCRLQSAKFQRRGQGSRLILLIIAAFAVFWLPYHIVNIIEVVGLLKGSDQVIKAATAARPSVTAFAYFSSAVNPILYVFAGSSHIRQAGLSFMGKLFEATNSESRSTSTSMSRRSSSLAESSVLHTLSIKLGSPFKSKNKDRSSSVAGKEVDQPELKTLASVELIE comes from the exons ATGGCATCCAatatcaccaccaccaccacctcccagCCGTCCTCTATGTCCATCAACGCCCAGGTCGGCATCGCCGTCCTGACCCTGGCGTTTGTGCTGGGTTTCCCTGGGAACCTGTTTGTGGTTTGGTCGGTGTTCTGCCGGGTGAAGAAGCGCTCAGTGACCTGTTTGTTGGTGCTGAATGTGGCTATGGCAGACGCTTTCGTGCTGCTCAGTGCCCCTCTTTTTCTGCGCTACCTGGCTGGCGGACGGGGCTGGGAGTTTGGCTCGGCCGCATGCAAGCTGGTGCATTACCTGTCAAGTGTGAACATGTATGTGTCCATTTACCTCATCTCCCTGATGAGCATGGACCGCTGGCTGGCCGTAAATAGACCTTTTCTGTCCCAGAGAATGAGAACCAAGCGCTCCCTGCTGATTCTACTGCTGGTGGTCTGGGTGTTAGCATTCTTCCTGTCACTGCCGATGCCTTTCTACCGAAG TAATCTGAAGAAGACCCCATCAGACAATATCAGTTATTGTATCCCATACCACTGGGGGAGCACGGGTCACCGGGTCTTCCAGTACCTGTTTGAGACCATCATGGCCTGCCTGTTGCCTTACTCCCTCATCAACACCTGTTACTCCTCCGTCCTCTGCCGTCTGCAAAGCGCCAAGTTCCAGCGCAGAGGACAAGGCAGCCGCCTTATCCTGCTAATCATCGCCGCCTTTGCAGTATTCTGGCTGCCCTATCACATCGTCAACATCATAGAG gTGGTCGGTCTGTTGAAGGGAAGTGATCAAGTGATCAAGGCCGCCACTGCAGCCCGTCCAAGTGTCACTGCCTTCGCCTACTTCAGCAGCGCTGTCAACCCCATTCTTTATGTGTTCGCCGGCAGCTCCCACATCCGCCAGGCCGGCCTCAGCTTCATGGGCAAGCTCTTCGAGGCCACCAACTCGGAAAGCAGGAGCACGTCTACCAGTATGAGCCGCAGAAGCTCTTCACTAGCTGAAAGCTCTGTCCTGCACACGCTCTCGATCAAACTGGGAAGTCCTTTCAAAAGCAAGAACAAGGACAGGAGCAGCAGTGTGGCAGGCAAAGAGGTTGATCAGCCTGAACTCAAGACTTTGGCCAGTGTTGAGTTGATAGAATAG
- the ltb4r2a gene encoding leukotriene B4 receptor 2a isoform X1: MAQRNTVKYLASRTQIILVSGINTLLESIHYCWIQPNPNQPNPKGSSQLVVPKSKLNMVTKMAQRNISPFLNESSNLTTNESIVNTKTGTTMGALILSLVFLLGFPGNLFIIWSILARAQKYSVTTLLILNLAVADGSLMALTPFFIIYLVLKKWVFGEAMCKILFYLCLVNMYASIQIIMLMSIYRLVAVLWPQRITLLTSRKTVLRVLAVLWVLVMVASVPAMIFRREKPEGTTLVCEPVHDESSHVVLQYMLELVLGFLIPYVVIVVSYICILRRIRQTKFRRRIRSEKLILAIVLTFCLFWLPYHIINMVQVSWALYPDGEVKKLLNLIWHKSRAVTSSVAFISSCANPVLYFFAGKSYIRREGLAFMARLFEGTGLDSATRKSRQNSQNSREKDKDADAVMLKDKDPDSVTNSNSNTKPVKNGN, encoded by the exons atggcacagaggaatacagTAAAATATCTGGCTTCTAGGACACAGATAATACTTGTTAGTGGAATCAATACATTACTGGAATCAATACATTACTGCTGGATACAACCCAACCCAAACCAACCCAACCCAAAAGGAAGCAGCCAGCTGGTGGTACCCAAGTCTAAGCTAAACATG GTAACAAAAATGGCCCAGAGAAACATTTCTCCCTTCCTAAATGAATCCTCCAATTTGACAACAAATGAGAGCATTGTGAATACAAAGACTGGCACCACTATGGGCGCCCTCATCCTGAGCCTCGTCTTTCTCCTGGGCTTCCCTGGAAACCTCTTCATCATCTGGAGCATCCTGGCACGTGCCCAGAAGTATTCTGTCACCACGCTCCTCATCCTCAACCTAGCTGTCGCCGACGGCTCTCTGATGGCTCTCACCCCGTTCTTCATCATCTACCTGGTTTTGAAGAAATGGGTGTTTGGGGAAGCGATGTGTAAGATCCTCTTCTACCTGTGTCTGGTCAACATGTACGCTTCCATCCAGATCATCATGCTCATGAGCATCTACAGGCTGGTGGCAGTGCTGTGGCCGCAGCGCATCACTCTTCTCACCAGCCGGAAGACTGTATTGCGGGTGCTGGCGGTGTTGTGGGTCCTGGTGATGGTTGCCTCTGTTCCTGCAATGATCTTCAGAAGAGAGAAGCCGGAGGGGACTACCTTGGTGTGCGAACCAGTCCACGATGAAAGCAGCCAT GTGGTCCTCCAGTACATGCTGGAGCTCGTGTTGGGGTTTTTAATTCCCTACGTTGTCATTGTAGTCAGCTACATCTGCATCTTACGACGGATCCGACAGACAAAGTTCCGTCGTCGCATTCGCAGTGAGAAGCTCATCCTGGCCATCGTGTTGACCTTCTGCCTCTTTTGGTTGCCCTACCACATCATCAACATGGTGCAAGTAT CATGGGCTTTGTATCCAGACGGTGAagtaaaaaaact ACTCAATTTAATATGGCACAAGAGCCGAGCTGTCACGTCTTCCGTAGCCTTCATCAGCAGCTGTGCGAACCCAGTACTCTACTTCTTCGCAGGAAAGTCCTACATCAGGCGAGAAGGACTGGCGTTCATGGCCCGCTTGTTTGAGGGCACTGGGCTGGACTCGGCCACCAGGAAGAGCCGACAAAACAGCCAGAACAGCCGCGAAAAAGACAAAGACGCAGATGCTGTCATGCTAAAGGACAAAGATCCAGACTCTGTTACCAACTCAAACTCTAATACCAAACCGGTAAAGAATGGTAACTAG
- the ltb4r2a gene encoding leukotriene B4 receptor 2a isoform X2: protein MAQRNISPFLNESSNLTTNESIVNTKTGTTMGALILSLVFLLGFPGNLFIIWSILARAQKYSVTTLLILNLAVADGSLMALTPFFIIYLVLKKWVFGEAMCKILFYLCLVNMYASIQIIMLMSIYRLVAVLWPQRITLLTSRKTVLRVLAVLWVLVMVASVPAMIFRREKPEGTTLVCEPVHDESSHVVLQYMLELVLGFLIPYVVIVVSYICILRRIRQTKFRRRIRSEKLILAIVLTFCLFWLPYHIINMVQVSWALYPDGEVKKLLNLIWHKSRAVTSSVAFISSCANPVLYFFAGKSYIRREGLAFMARLFEGTGLDSATRKSRQNSQNSREKDKDADAVMLKDKDPDSVTNSNSNTKPVKNGN from the exons ATGGCCCAGAGAAACATTTCTCCCTTCCTAAATGAATCCTCCAATTTGACAACAAATGAGAGCATTGTGAATACAAAGACTGGCACCACTATGGGCGCCCTCATCCTGAGCCTCGTCTTTCTCCTGGGCTTCCCTGGAAACCTCTTCATCATCTGGAGCATCCTGGCACGTGCCCAGAAGTATTCTGTCACCACGCTCCTCATCCTCAACCTAGCTGTCGCCGACGGCTCTCTGATGGCTCTCACCCCGTTCTTCATCATCTACCTGGTTTTGAAGAAATGGGTGTTTGGGGAAGCGATGTGTAAGATCCTCTTCTACCTGTGTCTGGTCAACATGTACGCTTCCATCCAGATCATCATGCTCATGAGCATCTACAGGCTGGTGGCAGTGCTGTGGCCGCAGCGCATCACTCTTCTCACCAGCCGGAAGACTGTATTGCGGGTGCTGGCGGTGTTGTGGGTCCTGGTGATGGTTGCCTCTGTTCCTGCAATGATCTTCAGAAGAGAGAAGCCGGAGGGGACTACCTTGGTGTGCGAACCAGTCCACGATGAAAGCAGCCAT GTGGTCCTCCAGTACATGCTGGAGCTCGTGTTGGGGTTTTTAATTCCCTACGTTGTCATTGTAGTCAGCTACATCTGCATCTTACGACGGATCCGACAGACAAAGTTCCGTCGTCGCATTCGCAGTGAGAAGCTCATCCTGGCCATCGTGTTGACCTTCTGCCTCTTTTGGTTGCCCTACCACATCATCAACATGGTGCAAGTAT CATGGGCTTTGTATCCAGACGGTGAagtaaaaaaact ACTCAATTTAATATGGCACAAGAGCCGAGCTGTCACGTCTTCCGTAGCCTTCATCAGCAGCTGTGCGAACCCAGTACTCTACTTCTTCGCAGGAAAGTCCTACATCAGGCGAGAAGGACTGGCGTTCATGGCCCGCTTGTTTGAGGGCACTGGGCTGGACTCGGCCACCAGGAAGAGCCGACAAAACAGCCAGAACAGCCGCGAAAAAGACAAAGACGCAGATGCTGTCATGCTAAAGGACAAAGATCCAGACTCTGTTACCAACTCAAACTCTAATACCAAACCGGTAAAGAATGGTAACTAG